DNA sequence from the Liolophura sinensis isolate JHLJ2023 chromosome 1, CUHK_Ljap_v2, whole genome shotgun sequence genome:
tgttatTGGCTTTCCCGTGggttctgctcagtttcctcccaccacaatgctggtcggtgtcatataagtgaaatattcttgagtacaatgtaaaacactaatcagataaataaaaatattgatgttagatagcatacatgtacatttatgtgtattcaTCAATAAATCGGTGTGTAAGTCGCAGTGTAAACATGTGTGATGCATTGGCTATATTGCCCTCACAGAGTTACCTGAAATGTAGCAGTATTAATTATAACTTATGTATACCATTGCGTTTTCAGAACAACTTCGACAAAATGACCGAGtcatgaagaaaacacaaagAGATATTATCCGAGACAGGGGACaacttgaaaaacaggaaaaacaatTAGTAAGTTTTCAGTCAGTGGTTGAGGGTATTCAGGGATTATAAGATCTGTCAAACATGGACAAACAAACACTTACACTCTGTTTGATGTGTAGTTGTAAtcagaataaatgtaaaatgtgcaGAAATAACTTGAAAATGGCAGCGTAAGTTAGTGTGTTAAGGTACCATGCATACATAGAGAATACTTGTACACCTGAACAGTTTTTGTTGTCCTGTTGTTTAGAAATGAGGTATAAGCTGTTACATGTGTTATTAGTTTTTATTGCAACTCTGTGGTGGTTGTTTCAGATATATATGAACTTCATATTTGTTCATCTGTTTGCaggaaatggaaataaaaaaagcagccaaacaaggaaataaacaGGTATGTGGGAATAAAAAGGaataaattatctccctttgcatATCAGGCGTCCCCATTCATATACATTGTATCTTCATCCCATTTAAAAAATGTAGCCACAACACATATTATAGTGGATTTGGCTTTTTGCTGTGGTTACATATGTCTTCACTGTATATTATCATGGGCATTATGTTAGCGTAAGTTACGACCTTTGTCTAAAACAGGGCCTTGGTAGTGAGATGTGAAAAGATCATGAATGTATATGGTTTATATAATCTACATTCCTGGGAGCACTATTGGTAGATGGTTACACTTGTGCTGAAACATGCTGTGTAGTATGCAGTCATACTGTTTTCAGGCAGCTACAATTTTAGCTAAACAGTTGGTGGCATTGCGAAAACAGAAGACAAGAACATATGCAGCTGGAGCCAGAATACAGGGTATCAGTAGTCAACAAAAGGTGAGAAGAGCTGCTGTGAGAAAAATTGTTCGACTGTCTGTGTCGACAATATTTTGTCAGGTGTAATTGTTTGGTatggaaatgtaaaaaaactGAGGAATTTATAGCCTGTATTTGTCCTCAAAATTTTGAGGTTGCTGGTTAAATTTAAGTTGCTGGTTAATGTTTTATGTGAGAATGGGTCACCCAGATGATATTTGCCACATAGTCacataattattatttacagtaCCAAAGATATCCTATTGTACCTACTTTTccaaactgttacatgtatttttaattgaagtaaaatattcatgatgaTTTGGCTCAGGACTTATTGGAAAAGTGTTTTGGCACCCCAACAGATACTCACTTCTCTACAGATTATTCCATTTTTCAAGGATTTTTTCAAGCACTGATTTGTCATTTCTCTTTGAGCTAGCTTAACTTTTCCCAcgtaacattttattgttaatgAATATTATGTCTGCCTCTTTACACACTATCAGCTGATGCATTCCAATATGAAGATGGCCAATGCCATGGGAACTACAACAAAGGTAAGTTCAGATTTTTACTCACAGCAGTGAAGGTTTTCACTCATCCAGGTAAAGTACATTTAATAAGCAAAGGAAGgcctaacatgtacatgtagataaattgAAATGGTTTGGACTAATTGGCTTCACTGCAGGTGTCAGATGCCTTCAGGAATGAAAGTGTTAGTCTGCAGTTCACTTTGAAGCATGTAGtagatctgtacatgtattactttcaAAACATCTAATAATTCAGACATAAGCTGCAAAAATGGTAAAACGAGATACATGCAGCTAAAATAAGACTTTATTGTTCTGCCATATTTTTCTTTCCGTTGGCATATACttgtataatacacatatttatcCATTTCATCAGTCATAGCTAATATTTCAGAACCTACACCCAGGCTGTCTCATTTGACAAAGATATTACATATACTaccattatatgtatgtaaggttACAACTAGCTTGTATTCTTCTCTGGGGCTATCTCATTTGTCAAAGATATTACATTTACTAccagtatatgtgtgtatgattACAACTAGCTTGTATTCTACTCTGGGGCTGTCTCATTTGTCACAGCTGTTGCATTTgctatgtgcttctgaaaatgtatggttacataccaaactttaggtgaaatatggtgGGGGTGAACTGATGGTGGGGTGAATTAATGGTGGGGGTGAATTGATGGCAAGTTGGGGGTGAATTAATGGCAAGTTGGGGGATATTTACATTGTAAGGAAAGAGAATTCATGCCTCTGGCAATTTAACAATTTATATTATTGTAGACAATGACTCAGATGAACAAGGTGATGGATCCTCAGAAGACTATGCAGATGATGAAAGAATTTGAAAgggaaaatgcaaaaatggaaatgaCGGAGGAAATGAGTAAGATCTTACATAACTTCTTGTCGCTTCTCAAAATCCCTTTTCTTACTGGGTTTGTGACTGTGATTGTTCATagattttgatgaaaagttgaaatttggaaagTCTGAATGTTTCTACTCATAATTAGCTTGCTTGTGTTTGCTTTCACCTGTCCTCTCTTTTTTGTAgtgaatttcatttaaatgtgtttattttatgtttatttgattggtgcatgGACCTTCAGATTTTGTGCCCATTCAGAGAACTTCTACAACTACAAAATCACATAGATAAATTTTGCAGATAAGATGtgtgtaataaaaatataacagtaAATATTAGAATAAGTTTCTGAAAAAGAATTTAGATGGCATGAAGAAAAGGGTTAAAACCATAAAACATCATGTGTGATTCTGGATTGCCGTTGGCTGATCAGACGGGTCAAATGCTGACATACACTTGTCACAGTTGCAGGACGCTCCCACACAGGGTATATGAATCACATTGGGGTTGTAAATGTCATATACCCTGTGCAGTAGAATTACCACGCAGGATATTAAATATGGGTAATAACTCAGTTCAGCCTCTGTCGTCTGCTGAAGTCATCTGTTGCTAAAAATGGAGGGTAACTATGATATGTCCACAGATGGCAAGAAAGATTTGTATCTCATTCCAGCGAAGAATtgctctgaaaaaaaaagccaaagttATTCCAGAGTCGACAAAAAAGTCTAATTCAACCGCAGCGAGAATACTTTTGTGATCAGTGCTGTTCAAAAAAGatgtataaacatgtagtaACCTAGTTATTCTATCCTCTTTCATCTTGCCCATATTACAGGCAATATGAATTTGGTGAATTTGGTGTAACTTTGTTTTTAGTGAATGACACACTAGAGGATGCTTTTGCGGAGTCAGGGGATGAGGAAGAACAAGACGCCATTGTATCTCAGGTTCTGGATGAAATTGGAATTGAAATCTCCGGAAAGGTATGTAGGTAGAGATGGAAGTTCAGAAACATGTTTCATCCCAAGAGAACACGTAAAAACGTATGAGTATTTCTGAAATtgaacaaatgatttttttcatgtCGGTTTTGAAATCAGTATTACAATTATGCTATGtgtgttgcaaaaaaaaaacaacaaaacaaagtacAACACAATTTTTGTTGTGTAATTTTCAGTATTGAATATGTACTGCATTTCAGTCCACTGATCAGTGTTGATTGTTAGcttatacatgaacataaatattattcttAGTATTAAATAGAACCCCCTTGTTGAAAAGTTATTATGTCtgaataacagaataaaaatttACTGTTGAATGTACATATTGCTCACTGTTGGAGAtgaaaatgcaatgatgtttaCAATCATATTTTTGACGATGTTTGAACGtcacaactgtttttttttttgttgtggaattcagtaaaaatattgtcTTCCTTTCAGTTGGCCGATGCTCCATCAGCACACAGTGGCAAACTCGAGTCCAAATCTGGTGTTACAGATGATGAGATAGAGAAACAGTTGGCAGCTCTCAAGGATTTGTAGTCCAGCTTTTTACGAGTCATgttcataaaaacaaataatgttgttgttgttcttttacatattgcatgtatatatatatatatatatataaatggttaAAGTGTATAGagataaaaattg
Encoded proteins:
- the LOC135477699 gene encoding charged multivesicular body protein 2b-like, whose product is MSGLFTKKPTVEQQLRQNDRVMKKTQRDIIRDRGQLEKQEKQLEMEIKKAAKQGNKQAATILAKQLVALRKQKTRTYAAGARIQGISSQQKLMHSNMKMANAMGTTTKTMTQMNKVMDPQKTMQMMKEFERENAKMEMTEEMMNDTLEDAFAESGDEEEQDAIVSQVLDEIGIEISGKLADAPSAHSGKLESKSGVTDDEIEKQLAALKDL